The Victivallis sp. Marseille-Q1083 genome has a window encoding:
- a CDS encoding site-2 protease family protein codes for MAATEPELLTGILRTDVEVIRGDPPLLFDRQADTYYKISPTLLDVLAFLNESEPVSVFLEKLNRNGIPVTREELMRLLAFLQQNNLLAPEYGHIGVKRERQAEMREKTAFLRFSAAYLFFKFPPWRPERFFDKISPYVSWLASRPVILLLLVPALLGYLLLIRDFGAVRATFLDSLSWAGLAKYFVAILFLKFIHEAAHSLAAIHFHCRVRGIGLGFMVFYPRLYTDTTDSWRLPRRQRLLIDSAGIIIELLLGGCAALLWTYLPPGAWKSTMFYVFAVSLISTLFVNGNPCIRYDGYYILCDLVNIENLMTRSGEYVKQFWRWYFLRLGSKPDHPRGAFLLCFGVCSFIYRIFLYTSIILVIYHKFVKAVAIVMMILELYSILIYPCWREIQTVRALSKRSANRARRFLGGGLLVVLAAILFLPLSWNITLPGETVPAERLLVTVPEGGYLTGDLPRRARPVREEEMLFRLESPQLDSAIRRLVGTLKYDETLYALQQLDENKFSESRVTAEKIASDRLSLAELLRRRHSLTARAGTAGIFVSELPDLSAGAFLAKGRKIGEIVSQEPLLYVYAQDRDLGKLKVGDVAVVTFRDTLASWPAEVTAVDQISTRLENSPLLQHFGGPIPVYFEAEKSNSYTSVLALYRVTLRFTGQPDIDCGRVATVKISHRERLWSRLKQTALSIVHREF; via the coding sequence ATGGCCGCAACCGAACCCGAACTGCTGACCGGTATTTTGCGGACGGACGTCGAGGTGATCCGCGGCGACCCTCCACTGCTTTTCGACCGCCAGGCGGACACTTATTACAAGATCTCTCCCACGCTGCTCGATGTTCTGGCTTTCCTGAACGAATCGGAGCCGGTTTCGGTGTTTCTGGAAAAACTCAACCGCAACGGCATTCCGGTAACGCGGGAAGAGCTGATGCGGCTGCTGGCTTTTCTGCAGCAGAACAATCTGTTGGCTCCGGAATACGGACACATCGGCGTCAAACGCGAAAGACAGGCAGAAATGCGGGAAAAAACGGCGTTTCTGCGCTTCTCCGCCGCATATCTCTTTTTCAAATTCCCGCCTTGGCGGCCGGAACGGTTCTTTGACAAAATCAGCCCGTATGTCAGTTGGCTCGCTTCCCGGCCGGTCATCCTGCTGCTGCTGGTTCCCGCGCTGCTCGGCTATCTGCTGCTGATTCGTGATTTCGGCGCGGTACGGGCCACCTTTTTAGATTCGCTCTCGTGGGCCGGGTTGGCCAAATATTTTGTCGCGATTCTGTTCCTGAAATTCATCCATGAGGCGGCGCATTCGCTGGCCGCGATCCACTTTCACTGCCGGGTGCGCGGCATCGGGCTTGGCTTCATGGTCTTTTATCCGCGGCTCTACACCGATACTACCGACAGTTGGCGGCTGCCGCGCCGGCAGCGGCTGCTGATCGATTCGGCGGGCATCATCATCGAGCTGCTGCTCGGCGGTTGTGCGGCGCTGCTCTGGACCTACCTGCCACCCGGCGCGTGGAAGTCGACGATGTTCTACGTTTTCGCCGTGAGTTTGATCTCGACGCTGTTCGTCAACGGCAACCCCTGCATTCGTTACGACGGCTATTATATCCTCTGCGACCTGGTCAACATTGAAAATCTGATGACCCGGTCGGGTGAATATGTCAAACAGTTCTGGCGCTGGTATTTTCTGCGCCTGGGCTCCAAGCCCGACCACCCGCGCGGTGCATTTCTGCTTTGTTTCGGCGTCTGTTCGTTCATCTACCGCATTTTTCTTTATACCTCGATCATTCTGGTGATCTATCACAAATTCGTCAAGGCGGTGGCCATCGTAATGATGATTCTTGAACTGTACAGCATTCTGATCTATCCGTGCTGGCGGGAGATTCAGACGGTGAGGGCGCTGTCAAAACGCTCAGCCAACCGGGCGCGCCGATTTCTCGGCGGCGGGCTGCTGGTGGTTCTGGCGGCGATCCTGTTTTTGCCGCTGTCGTGGAACATCACCTTGCCGGGAGAGACCGTTCCGGCGGAACGGCTGCTGGTAACGGTGCCGGAGGGTGGCTATCTGACTGGCGATCTGCCGCGCCGAGCGCGTCCGGTACGTGAGGAAGAGATGCTGTTCCGGCTCGAATCGCCGCAGTTGGACAGCGCAATCCGACGCCTGGTCGGAACCTTAAAATACGATGAAACGCTCTATGCGCTTCAGCAGCTCGATGAGAATAAGTTTTCCGAAAGCCGGGTGACGGCCGAAAAGATCGCTTCCGATCGTCTGAGTCTGGCCGAATTGCTCCGGCGCCGACACAGCCTAACCGCCCGCGCCGGCACGGCCGGTATCTTCGTGTCGGAATTACCGGATTTGTCGGCCGGAGCGTTTCTGGCGAAGGGCAGGAAAATCGGTGAAATCGTTTCGCAGGAGCCGTTGCTTTACGTCTACGCCCAAGACCGGGATCTCGGCAAATTGAAAGTCGGAGACGTCGCTGTCGTGACGTTCCGGGATACCCTGGCCTCCTGGCCAGCGGAAGTCACGGCAGTTGATCAGATATCGACCCGGTTGGAAAATTCGCCGCTGCTTCAGCATTTCGGCGGCCCCATTCCGGTCTATTTTGAAGCGGAAAAAAGCAATTCGTATACGTCGGTACTCGCCTTGTACCGCGTGACGCTGCGATTTACCGGCCAACCGGATATCGACTGCGGCCGGGTGGCGACTGTCAAGATTTCACATCGGGAACGACTATGGAGCCGTCTGAAGCAAACTGCACTTTCGATTGTTCATCGGGAGTTTTGA
- a CDS encoding IS5 family transposase (programmed frameshift) → MANAYERHDISDESWAKIELSLPGRKGTWGGNARDNRQFVNAVFWILRTGAPWRDLPSSYGDWKNTHKRFCRWRDKGVWERLLEQLIDNPEFELLMIDASHVKVHPHRSGARGGKSGHGQDKRGLNTKIHLAVDAHGMPVRILITKGTAADCGQAEKLIDGIEAGALLADRGYDSDAIVEKAEKSGMKAVIPPRKNRKVQREYDKELYKLRHWGENAFLVLKRWRGIATRYAKNTASFLAAVQIRCIAALI, encoded by the exons ATGGCGAATGCATACGAACGGCACGACATATCGGATGAGTCTTGGGCAAAAATAGAGTTGTCGTTACCGGGGCGCAAGGGAACCTGGGGAGGCAATGCGCGAGACAATCGGCAATTTGTGAATGCGGTATTTTGGATATTGCGAACGGGCGCCCCTTGGCGTGATTTGCCGTCGAGCTACGGAGATTGGAAGAATACTCATAAGCGTTTTTGCCGTTGGCGCGACAAAGGGGTCTGGGAACGTCTGCTGGAACAGCTGATTGACAATCCTGAATTTGAACTGCTGATGATTGACGCAAGTCATGTAAAAGTTCATCCACATAGAAGCGGCGCTCGCGGCGGCA AATCAGGACATGGGCAAGACAAAAGGGGGCTCAACACCAAGATACATCTGGCCGTGGATGCGCATGGTATGCCGGTCAGAATCCTTATTACAAAAGGTACCGCAGCGGATTGTGGGCAGGCTGAAAAATTGATTGATGGAATTGAAGCTGGAGCTCTTTTGGCGGACCGCGGATACGATTCCGACGCGATAGTTGAGAAAGCGGAAAAGTCCGGAATGAAAGCGGTCATTCCGCCAAGAAAAAACCGCAAGGTTCAGCGTGAATACGATAAGGAACTGTATAAGTTGCGCCACTGGGGCGAAAACGCATTTCTGGTGCTGAAACGGTGGCGCGGAATTGCGACGCGATATGCCAAAAACACGGCATCGTTTCTGGCCGCAGTTCAAATCAGGTGCATTGCTGCTTTGATATGA
- a CDS encoding lamin tail domain-containing protein, with amino-acid sequence MKITIGLLTVLCCACCLLGEGVRLSEITLKPTLDAGPMMVELQNTAKSEVDISGWTLWDSEEHCYEFPPETVLLPGETAVVVFGELEQNILSPESTGKVLVCDAPWAAEAFQDDCLEECALYSSRDRMGEYLEDYIQWGHRAYLMDKVISVSKHQALENGIFEDDVMI; translated from the coding sequence ATGAAGATAACGATTGGATTGTTGACTGTCCTTTGTTGCGCATGCTGTTTATTGGGAGAAGGTGTGCGTTTGAGTGAGATTACGTTGAAGCCGACTCTCGATGCCGGTCCGATGATGGTTGAGCTGCAGAATACCGCCAAAAGTGAGGTCGATATCAGCGGCTGGACGTTGTGGGATAGTGAGGAGCATTGTTACGAATTTCCTCCGGAAACCGTATTGTTGCCGGGAGAAACAGCTGTCGTTGTATTTGGAGAGCTCGAACAAAATATTTTGTCTCCGGAAAGTACAGGTAAGGTTCTGGTGTGTGACGCCCCCTGGGCTGCGGAAGCATTTCAAGATGACTGTCTGGAAGAATGTGCGTTGTATTCCAGTCGGGACCGTATGGGTGAATATCTGGAAGATTATATTCAGTGGGGGCATCGTGCATATTTAATGGATAAAGTTATTTCAGTAAGCAAACATCAGGCTTTGGAGAATGGAATATTCGAAGATGATGTAATGATATAG
- a CDS encoding IS1380 family transposase — protein MTKCNVSIPVFQGPKSRKIEFNFAGGDISSDGGLLFVKEFDRKLGLTRRAGNLLDSFDLRQPGKVEHSYLSMLRQRVFGLVAGHEDLNDHHELRTDPLIQTVVGRDRQLATPSTLCRFENGIDRRACVDLSRLFVEFFIESFSTPPRELILDFDATDDLTYGMQENRFFHGYYDHYCFLPLYVFCGDQLLVAYLRPSKIDAAKHAWAILSLLVKRFRQKWPKVKIIFRGDSGFCRQKMLNWCDKNEVKYIVGLAKNPRLLELSKDLQVKAEALYNETHEKAKLFTQFEYAAGTWKYPRRVIAKAEFNSPGPNNRFIVTNLDDDGQYLYEKVYCARGEMENRIKEQQLDLFADRTSCHDFAANQFRLLLSSLAYILMERFRALLLTGTQFAEATCGSIRLYLVKIGAIIRRNTRKIYVALSSACPNQELLRLIAAKIIAWE, from the coding sequence ATGACAAAATGTAATGTTTCGATTCCGGTCTTTCAAGGTCCGAAAAGCAGAAAAATTGAATTCAATTTCGCCGGTGGAGATATCAGCAGTGACGGCGGGTTGCTTTTTGTGAAAGAATTCGACCGCAAACTCGGTTTGACCCGGCGCGCCGGTAACCTGCTGGATTCTTTTGATCTTCGACAGCCCGGAAAAGTTGAGCATTCCTATCTGAGCATGCTTCGTCAACGAGTTTTTGGTTTGGTTGCCGGCCATGAAGATCTCAATGACCATCATGAATTGCGAACTGATCCGCTGATTCAAACTGTTGTCGGTCGTGATCGTCAACTCGCCACTCCAAGCACTTTATGTCGATTCGAAAATGGAATCGATCGTCGTGCTTGCGTAGATTTGAGCCGATTGTTTGTCGAATTCTTTATCGAAAGTTTTTCCACGCCGCCTCGAGAATTGATTCTTGATTTCGATGCTACCGATGACCTCACTTACGGGATGCAGGAAAATCGCTTTTTTCATGGCTATTATGACCACTATTGCTTTTTGCCGTTGTATGTTTTCTGCGGGGATCAATTGCTTGTGGCTTATTTGCGTCCATCAAAAATTGATGCGGCCAAGCATGCTTGGGCGATTCTCTCGCTACTGGTAAAGCGCTTTCGGCAGAAATGGCCGAAGGTTAAGATTATTTTCCGGGGAGACAGTGGCTTTTGTCGGCAGAAAATGCTGAACTGGTGTGATAAAAATGAGGTCAAATATATTGTCGGATTGGCGAAAAATCCACGTTTGCTGGAATTATCAAAAGATCTTCAAGTGAAAGCGGAAGCACTTTACAACGAAACACATGAAAAAGCAAAACTGTTTACTCAGTTCGAATATGCGGCAGGAACTTGGAAATACCCGCGCCGGGTGATTGCCAAAGCGGAATTCAACTCCCCCGGACCGAATAATCGTTTTATCGTCACCAATCTTGATGATGATGGACAATATCTTTATGAAAAAGTCTATTGCGCCCGAGGTGAGATGGAAAACAGGATCAAGGAACAGCAGCTGGATCTTTTCGCTGATCGGACGAGCTGCCATGACTTTGCGGCAAATCAATTCCGGCTTCTGCTTTCAAGTTTGGCTTATATTCTCATGGAACGGTTTCGGGCATTGTTGTTGACAGGAACTCAATTTGCCGAGGCTACCTGCGGCAGCATTCGCTTATACCTGGTGAAAATCGGTGCCATTATTCGGCGGAATACCAGAAAAATTTATGTTGCTCTTTCAAGTGCTTGTCCAAATCAGGAACTCCTCCGCTTGATCGCTGCGAAAATCATCGCTTGGGAATAA
- a CDS encoding IS630 family transposase: METQDARKLDKVALEERRKQAVRLYQSGKCNNCTEIGKIVGAHRNTVGKWISKWKKSGLSALKVKKCGRPVGFGRRLLPHEESKIRKDLVDHCPDQLKLPFALWTRQAVRLHIKISFGIEIPVRTMGEYLKRWGFTPQKPVKKAYQRNEAHVQKWLIEEYPRIKKLAKSEDADIFWGDETGIRNDEAKGRSYAPKGNPPVQAVNPVREKVNMISAITNQGKTHFMFYSETMTAQLLIQFMERLIRQNERKVYLILDNLRVHHSKTLTGFLQENAAFIKLFFLPSYSPDLNPDEYLNRDLKSNLNNKPLGRAKGKITEHAKQHMEMIAEQPERIKKLFHSKTVLYAS; this comes from the coding sequence ATGGAAACTCAAGATGCCCGAAAACTCGATAAGGTCGCTCTTGAAGAGCGGCGCAAGCAGGCCGTGAGATTGTATCAAAGCGGCAAATGTAATAATTGTACAGAAATCGGAAAAATCGTCGGAGCGCACCGCAACACGGTGGGCAAGTGGATAAGCAAGTGGAAAAAAAGCGGCTTGTCTGCTTTGAAAGTAAAGAAATGCGGTCGTCCAGTCGGCTTTGGACGCCGTCTGCTTCCGCATGAAGAGAGTAAGATACGGAAAGATTTGGTCGACCATTGTCCGGATCAGTTAAAATTGCCATTTGCGCTCTGGACTCGTCAGGCGGTACGGTTGCACATCAAGATTTCGTTTGGAATCGAAATACCAGTCCGAACCATGGGGGAGTACTTGAAACGCTGGGGATTTACGCCGCAAAAACCAGTTAAGAAAGCTTATCAGCGCAATGAGGCGCACGTTCAAAAATGGCTGATTGAGGAGTATCCCCGAATCAAAAAGCTGGCAAAATCAGAAGATGCGGATATCTTTTGGGGGGATGAAACAGGAATTCGCAATGACGAGGCTAAGGGCCGCAGTTATGCGCCGAAAGGCAACCCCCCGGTGCAAGCAGTCAATCCGGTACGCGAAAAAGTTAATATGATCAGCGCGATTACCAACCAGGGGAAAACTCATTTCATGTTTTACAGCGAAACGATGACGGCTCAACTCCTGATCCAATTCATGGAACGTCTGATTCGTCAAAATGAGCGGAAAGTGTATTTGATTCTGGATAACCTGCGGGTTCACCACAGCAAAACGTTGACTGGCTTTCTGCAGGAAAACGCGGCTTTCATCAAGTTATTTTTCTTGCCGAGCTACAGTCCCGACCTGAACCCGGATGAATATCTCAACCGCGACTTGAAATCAAATCTGAACAACAAGCCCTTGGGACGCGCCAAAGGAAAAATAACCGAACATGCCAAGCAACATATGGAAATGATAGCTGAACAACCGGAACGAATCAAGAAATTATTCCATTCCAAGACTGTTTTATATGCAAGTTAG
- a CDS encoding IS630 family transposase (programmed frameshift), which yields MADAKYRFCLTNDEKQELNQMVSSGKRNARQVLDALILLNCDESEGKKQSDEIVGGFLKVGKLRVHRVRKRFFENGMGGVFNLPHGGGRTKHTDGDFEAHLIALSCGEPPAGHSQWSLRLLADKMVELEYVESVSHETVRQVLKKTKLKPWQKEQWVIPPQKNAAFVADMERVLDIYKRPYDEKFPVVCYDEMPRQLLEEVREIQPMRPGQSKRVDYEYRRMGTCNVLLASEPLRGWRMADVTQTKTAKDWAIFTEKIALAYPNAEKIILIEDNLNTHKPASWYETFPPEKAKALMDKFELVYTPKHGSWLNMAEIELNVVSAQCLKKRIASIEEMRSMVNTWEKERNQKTKTINWQFSTTDARVKLHRLYPSFQI from the exons ATGGCAGATGCAAAATATCGGTTTTGTTTAACGAACGATGAAAAGCAGGAACTGAATCAGATGGTGTCGAGCGGAAAGCGCAATGCCCGGCAGGTATTGGATGCCTTGATATTGCTGAATTGTGATGAATCCGAGGGCAAGAAACAATCCGATGAAATTGTCGGAGGTTTCTTGAAGGTCGGTAAATTGCGTGTTCATCGAGTTCGTAAGCGTTTCTTTGAAAACGGAATGGGAGGAGTGTTCAATCTGCCGCATGGCGGAGGACGTACCAAGCATACAGACGGTGATTTTGAAGCACATTTGATAGCCTTGAGTTGCGGAGAACCGCCAGCGGGACACTCGCAGTGGAGCTTGCGCTTGCTTGCTGATAAAATGGTGGAGCTGGAATATGTTGAATCTGTATCGCATGAAACAGTGCGGCAGGTTCTTAAAAAAACGA AACTCAAGCCTTGGCAAAAAGAGCAATGGGTAATTCCGCCGCAGAAAAATGCGGCATTTGTTGCAGATATGGAACGAGTGCTTGATATTTACAAGCGGCCTTATGACGAAAAATTCCCAGTCGTTTGTTATGATGAGATGCCTCGCCAGTTGCTTGAGGAAGTGCGAGAAATACAGCCTATGCGTCCAGGGCAGTCTAAACGAGTGGACTATGAGTATCGCCGCATGGGAACATGTAATGTCTTGTTGGCAAGCGAACCGTTGCGCGGGTGGAGAATGGCAGATGTGACACAGACAAAAACAGCAAAGGATTGGGCGATATTTACTGAGAAAATAGCTTTGGCCTATCCGAATGCAGAGAAGATTATTTTAATTGAAGATAACCTCAACACACATAAACCGGCATCATGGTACGAAACGTTTCCACCAGAAAAAGCCAAGGCTTTAATGGATAAATTCGAGCTTGTTTACACGCCAAAACATGGTTCGTGGCTCAATATGGCGGAAATTGAACTCAATGTAGTATCGGCACAATGTCTGAAAAAGAGAATCGCCTCCATAGAAGAAATGAGAAGCATGGTGAATACATGGGAGAAAGAGCGAAACCAGAAAACAAAAACCATCAATTGGCAGTTTTCAACAACGGATGCACGAGTAAAGTTGCATCGACTATATCCATCTTTTCAAATTTGA
- a CDS encoding IS630 family transposase, protein METQDARKLDKVALEERRKQAVRLYQSGKCNNCTEIGKIVGAHRNTVGKWISKWKKSGLSALKVKKCGRPVGFGRRLLPHEESKIRKDLVDHCPDQLKLPFALWTRQAVRLHIKISFGIEIPVRTMGEYLKRWGFTPQKPVKKAYQRNEAHVQKWLIEEYPRIKKLAKSEDADIFWGDETGIRNDEAKGRSYAPKGNTPVQAVNPVREKVNMISAITNQGKTHFMFYSETMTAQLLIQFMERLIRQNERKVYLILDNLRVHHSKTLTGFLQENAAFIKLFFLPSYSPDLNPDEYLNRDLKSNLNNKPLGRAKGKITEHAKQHMEMIAEQPERIKKLFHSKTVLYAS, encoded by the coding sequence ATGGAAACTCAAGATGCCCGAAAACTCGATAAGGTCGCTCTTGAAGAGCGGCGCAAGCAGGCCGTGAGATTGTATCAAAGCGGCAAATGTAATAATTGTACAGAAATCGGAAAAATCGTCGGAGCGCACCGCAACACGGTGGGCAAGTGGATAAGCAAGTGGAAAAAAAGCGGCTTGTCTGCTTTGAAAGTAAAGAAATGCGGTCGTCCAGTCGGCTTTGGACGCCGTCTGCTTCCGCATGAAGAGAGTAAGATACGGAAAGATTTGGTCGACCATTGTCCGGATCAGTTAAAATTGCCATTTGCGCTCTGGACTCGTCAGGCGGTACGGTTGCACATCAAGATTTCGTTTGGAATCGAAATACCAGTCCGAACCATGGGGGAGTACTTGAAACGCTGGGGATTTACGCCGCAAAAACCAGTTAAGAAAGCTTATCAGCGCAATGAGGCGCACGTTCAAAAATGGCTGATTGAGGAGTATCCCCGAATCAAAAAGCTGGCAAAATCAGAAGACGCGGATATCTTTTGGGGGGATGAAACAGGAATTCGCAATGACGAGGCCAAGGGCCGCAGTTATGCGCCGAAAGGCAACACTCCGGTGCAAGCAGTCAATCCGGTACGCGAAAAAGTTAATATGATCAGCGCGATTACCAACCAGGGGAAAACTCATTTCATGTTTTACAGCGAAACGATGACGGCTCAACTCCTGATCCAATTCATGGAACGTCTGATTCGTCAAAATGAGCGGAAAGTGTATTTGATTCTGGATAACCTGCGGGTTCACCACAGCAAAACGTTGACTGGCTTTCTGCAGGAAAACGCGGCTTTCATCAAGTTATTTTTCTTGCCGAGCTACAGTCCCGACCTGAACCCGGATGAATATCTCAACCGCGACTTGAAATCAAATCTGAACAACAAGCCCTTGGGACGCGCCAAAGGAAAAATAACCGAACATGCCAAGCAACATATGGAAATGATAGCTGAACAACCGGAACGAATCAAGAAATTATTCCATTCCAAGACTGTTTTATATGCAAGTTAG
- a CDS encoding lamin tail domain-containing protein yields MKWTYGILLMFAVCWLPAAEIRFRELSIAPFVKGETAKVEFQNLGQTEQALSGWSLWDGRGHSLVIPDGVMLAGGEVLPLELPSGMLSDRFLEECALYSAAGRSSATLEAYVQWGHRIYQKGRKRTLNKNLIVLRQFDESAGAWRVSILVFGLLKPAGEFQYQLSKARDFSAWEAEKITQKRLWYPEVPNGKYYYRVREISPGREGRWSDPQLFRVNLPVPLKSRPGIIFSLSNTKKPDFCEI; encoded by the coding sequence ATGAAGTGGACTTATGGTATTTTATTGATGTTTGCCGTTTGCTGGTTGCCTGCTGCGGAAATCCGTTTCAGAGAACTGTCGATCGCTCCGTTTGTCAAAGGAGAAACCGCAAAAGTAGAATTTCAGAACCTCGGCCAAACGGAGCAGGCTCTTTCCGGCTGGAGTCTTTGGGATGGCCGCGGTCACTCCCTGGTCATTCCGGACGGGGTTATGCTGGCGGGCGGCGAAGTGCTGCCCCTGGAGTTGCCGTCCGGGATGCTGTCCGATCGTTTTCTGGAGGAGTGCGCCCTGTATTCCGCCGCCGGGCGTTCGTCGGCAACATTGGAGGCTTATGTCCAGTGGGGACATCGCATTTATCAGAAAGGGCGCAAACGGACTCTGAATAAGAATCTGATTGTTCTGCGTCAGTTTGACGAATCTGCAGGCGCCTGGCGAGTCTCTATCCTTGTCTTTGGTTTATTGAAGCCGGCCGGCGAATTTCAATATCAGCTCAGTAAAGCTCGGGATTTTTCTGCTTGGGAGGCAGAAAAAATTACTCAAAAGAGGCTTTGGTATCCCGAGGTGCCGAATGGGAAATACTATTACCGGGTGCGTGAAATTTCACCCGGCCGAGAAGGCCGCTGGAGCGATCCGCAACTCTTCAGGGTCAATCTGCCTGTTCCTTTAAAAAGCCGTCCCGGAATAATTTTCAGCCTTTCAAATACTAAAAAACCAGACTTCTGTGAAATATAA
- a CDS encoding lamin tail domain-containing protein — translation MIIRQPFFVKLLTAIWLPTIFYASAGDIHLSEVVFFPRGERPVIIELENTSSAPVDLAGYLLVDQNDFTYEFPASSVITGNGLAVVVFGFPEEEKGNDTVLWLYCTQDGYEKAFRNWTEQSCRLYSPSSTDRQPGELIDQVCWIAKNSDTPEPYCFNMLFHGYFVGGNLARYRNRKTGEYSNWYMTSEEDQSIGETNPIPRPLSVNLNVA, via the coding sequence ATGATAATAAGACAGCCGTTCTTCGTAAAATTGCTGACCGCTATTTGGTTGCCGACGATTTTTTATGCCTCAGCGGGTGATATTCATCTGAGCGAAGTTGTCTTCTTTCCGCGAGGAGAACGTCCGGTGATAATTGAATTGGAAAATACTTCTTCCGCCCCTGTTGATCTGGCCGGTTACCTTCTGGTAGATCAAAACGACTTCACCTACGAATTTCCGGCATCGTCGGTGATAACCGGGAACGGGCTGGCAGTAGTGGTTTTCGGCTTTCCGGAAGAAGAGAAAGGTAATGATACGGTCTTGTGGCTTTATTGTACCCAGGACGGTTATGAGAAGGCGTTTCGAAATTGGACGGAACAAAGTTGTCGGTTATATTCGCCTTCGAGTACCGACCGGCAGCCGGGGGAGTTGATCGATCAGGTCTGTTGGATTGCCAAAAATAGCGATACCCCAGAGCCTTATTGTTTCAATATGCTCTTTCATGGATACTTTGTCGGCGGTAATCTGGCGCGTTATCGTAACCGGAAAACTGGGGAATATTCAAATTGGTATATGACTTCGGAAGAAGATCAGAGTATCGGGGAGACTAATCCAATTCCCCGTCCTCTATCTGTTAACCTGAATGTTGCATGA
- a CDS encoding IS1380 family transposase — MTKCNVSIPFFQGPKSRKIEFNFAGGDISSDGGLLFVKEFDRKLGLTRRAGKLLDSFDIRQPGKVEHSYLSMLRQRVFGLVAGHEDLNDHHELRTDPLIQTVAGRDRQLATPSTLCRFENGIDRRACVDLSRLFVEFFIESFSTPPRELILDFDATDDLTYGMQENRFFHGYYDHYCFLPLYVFCGDQLLVAYLRPSKIDAAKHAWAILSLLVKRFRQKWPKVKIIFRGDSGFCRQKMLNWCDKNEVKYIVGLAKNPRLLELSKDLQVKAEALYNETHEKAKLFTQFEYAAGTWKYPRRVIAKAEFNSPGPNNRFIVTNLDDDGQYLYEKVYCARGEMENRIKEQQLDLFADRTSCHDFAANQFRLLLSSLAYILMERFRALLLTGTQFAEATCGSIRLYLVKIGAIIRRNTRKIYVALSSACPNQELLRLIAAKIIAWE, encoded by the coding sequence ATGACAAAATGTAACGTTTCGATTCCGTTCTTTCAAGGTCCGAAAAGCAGAAAAATTGAATTCAATTTCGCCGGTGGAGATATCAGCAGTGACGGCGGGTTGCTTTTCGTGAAAGAATTCGACCGCAAACTCGGTTTGACCCGGCGCGCCGGTAAACTGCTGGATTCTTTTGATATTCGACAGCCCGGAAAAGTTGAACATTCCTATCTGAGCATGCTTCGTCAACGAGTTTTTGGTTTGGTTGCCGGCCATGAAGATCTCAATGACCATCATGAATTGCGAACTGATCCGCTGATTCAAACTGTTGCCGGTCGTGATCGTCAACTCGCCACTCCAAGCACTTTATGTCGATTCGAAAATGGAATCGATCGTCGTGCTTGCGTAGATTTGAGCCGATTGTTTGTCGAATTCTTTATCGAAAGTTTCTCCACGCCGCCTCGAGAATTGATTCTTGATTTCGATGCTACCGATGACCTCACTTACGGGATGCAGGAAAATCGCTTTTTTCATGGCTATTATGACCACTATTGCTTTTTGCCGTTGTATGTTTTCTGCGGGGATCAATTGCTTGTGGCTTATTTGCGTCCATCAAAAATTGATGCGGCCAAGCATGCTTGGGCGATTCTCTCGCTACTGGTAAAGCGCTTTCGGCAGAAATGGCCGAAGGTTAAGATTATTTTCCGGGGAGACAGTGGCTTTTGCCGGCAGAAAATGCTGAACTGGTGTGATAAAAATGAGGTCAAATATATTGTCGGATTGGCGAAAAATCCACGTTTGCTGGAATTATCAAAAGATCTTCAAGTGAAAGCGGAAGCACTTTACAACGAAACACATGAAAAAGCAAAACTGTTTACTCAGTTCGAATATGCGGCAGGAACTTGGAAATACCCGCGCCGGGTGATTGCCAAAGCGGAATTCAACTCCCCCGGACCGAATAATCGTTTTATCGTCACCAATCTTGATGATGATGGACAATATCTTTATGAAAAAGTCTATTGCGCCCGAGGTGAGATGGAAAACAGGATCAAGGAACAGCAGCTGGATCTTTTCGCTGATCGGACGAGCTGCCATGACTTTGCGGCAAATCAATTCCGGCTTCTGCTTTCAAGTTTGGCTTATATTCTCATGGAACGGTTTCGGGCATTGTTGTTGACAGGAACTCAATTTGCCGAGGCTACCTGCGGCAGCATTCGCTTATACCTGGTGAAAATCGGTGCCATTATTCGGCGGAATACCAGAAAAATTTATGTTGCTCTTTCAAGTGCTTGTCCAAATCAGGAACTCCTCCGCTTGATCGCTGCGAAAATCATCGCTTGGGAATAA